The nucleotide window tgcaatccaatacatagtttcagagaggaagtatatggaaatagtagcctaattaacATTTTTGGCCCCGCGCATAAAGCCCCAGGGCGTCAGCcatatcatttttacaattttgaatccccaccgcATGAGGATGATAACATTGCATTATATGTGCTATCCCATGCTAAGTTGCAGAGAAGTTGTTAATATGGtaacagccaaattgaccccttttgaccccacccctttGCCCATGGGGAgttagccccatcatttgtacaattttgaatccccatcctatatgatgctaccattgcattatgggtgcttagtttcagagaagatgtcgtttatatggaaatagccaaattgaccctttttgacCACGCCCTTCAgacccccgggggatcagccctttcatttgtacaattttgaatcagcaccctattaggatgctaccattgcattatgagtgcttcACAAGAACCTTTAAAAAATTACCGGTCTatgatttttctcaaattttcataCTATTTACTTTAGGTAAGGTGCAAACTTTTTTTGGAAtattttggtgcactcaaactggaagtgggtgatTCACATTTGTTAATAATTGAGATGGCCGAAAATAGCACTCAAAATTTGgacattttctgttttaaaaatgtaGTCGAAATTTTATTTGCTACATTTCGCCTACATACTTCAaatcataatatgtaactaaCACTACTCTTGGGAAAATAATACAGTTGGACGACATAAAATATTATGTTGATACCGTTTTGAATCAAAAGATAAATTTGCCATACACATCTACTGGACaactttaatttattttatagcACAGGCCCCTGAGACCTTTGgaattttgaaatgtatttcaagggtttgcattaatgttgttacctataacatttagttttgataaattttgttcGTGAAAGATGTACTTTCAATAGAGTTGCGTTCGCATgcaataactttttatttttcatgtccTTTCCCAGCCATGGTATCATCGTATTTTCTTctaaaacttgaaaatattgttgatgCATTTGATATGTATCATCTGTTTACACacacaaatgaccttgaccttcatttaaggtcacaggagtcaaatagactaaaatcttcaaatgacttattctCAAgcaccaaaaggcccaggatactcatatattgggcttgcagcatgctgggattcagttcagttctttattactttaaaCCAATTGGTTTATCAGTacagtgcatatatatatatatacagtgcagacaggaaaaacaatacaatatgtacagacaCACAACACACTCGCAGCGTACACGTATGTAGTGTAGAGATATATCTCACATtacgatatatttacattcgtCACATTTATTTTCTATCTTTCATATTCTATTTTCATTCAGTATTAACCTATACCATTAATACGCTATTGTCACTCAACACGTTTTAACACTCtcatattacatttatacattactTACAGAAAAACTTGCTTTTTTATTGTTCTCATATTATATCTCTTCTTTACTCACAATACATTCATTTATAATCCTATTCTACATTTGATCGTTACTCGATTTATATCCAATAATGTTCTTACATTACATCTACACTTACGTTACTCATCTTACATTATTTCATGCTATCTCATTCTTACGTTACATTACTTATACATGATCTTGTTCgcataatattacatttacgtTACTCAAATTACATTAATAGtattttcacatattaatgTAACATTACATTCTATATTATTAACACATTAATTAAATCATTcaaaaaaaaccatcaaccaCGGCATTGATAGTACATGTACGTTAGTATTAATACAGTATGCCATTATTCATGCTAAACTTTCTCTCTTTTTGCTGCTCAATTTGATAAATTTGGCTAAATTTGACAGATCTtttatattatctgttttcattaattgcacaaatttaaacatactagggttttgaaaataatatctcTTGATACACATACTTCTTATATCTTTAAAACTTTcgcatttaataataaaatgattgCACTAAAAAAATCAGACATTTTATTAATATACTTAACACAACATTTGACATCATTGTATAATGAACGtattataaataacattttccCTTCCACGCCCTCTTTGATTGATTTAAACCATAAATTCTGCCGATTTACAAAATCAAATGCTTTCCTAAAATCAATGAAACAGCAGTACAATCTGTTtctgttttttaatgttttgctTATTAAAGATTGTATGACAAATATAGCATCAACTGTtgacatatgttttttaaaacCAAACTGTGCATCACTTACTTTTGAATATTCATAATCAAAATCAACTAGTCTATTGTTCAAAATTGAGGTGAAAAGTTTCCCCAAACAACTTATTAAAGTAATGCCTCTATAATTATTAGTGTCATCCTTATTTCCCTTCTTGAAAACAAGAATAATGTTACCTATTGACCAGGATGTTGGATAGTTACCAgacttaaaatattattaaacaatacaaCCAGACAAGGCAAAAGAACATCTTTACTCTTAATAAAATACTCATTAATTAGTAGATCCTGACCACATGCTTTAGATGTGCTTAAATTATTAAtagctttaaatattttttttctcagtaATATCGGCATCTAATTCATTTAAAACCTGAATTAgaaatattgttacatgtatcataatcTTGTGTAAAAAGTCAGTTACCATTTCATTCTCTTGAGGTGCAGTGGAAGATAATTCATGAAAGTATTCGTAAAAAGCATGTTCGTCCAGGTTACATTTAACACTCTTATTTCTTTTCCTGAATTCTCTGTAAAAATCCTTCGGGTTATGTTTTCTCATGTAATTTAACATATTGCCTTGCTGTGCTTTATATTCACGTTTGAATTTACATTCTAACGTCTTGTATATGCGTTTTTTGTACAAGTTTATTACGGTTTTCTCTAGATTTATCAGAGTTAAAAAAGGACAAACATTGCTTGTATtcattatataactttttacaattttcattaAACCATGGCTTATGTTCCGTTTTGCTCTTCTTATCTAATCTGGGGGCACATGTATACGTGACGGCTGTAAACGGCAATAGTAATTCATTCATTGTTTAGGTAAATTTATCAACACATTGATCAATGCCTTCTTGACCAGTGtcataatatgtacatgtatttaataattCCGTACGATTACATTCCAATACCCGACGAACACTTTTTGTATATTCATCATTCCACTTAACCTTCATACCTTTACTAGTATCATAATAACAACTGTTTTCATACTGAATATCGTTACTTGTTGCACTAGAACACAGtgtgggataaagggctaccaagtttgttcaaataaatgaccttgactttcattcaaggttacaggggtcaaataggctaaaaactttacacgacttcttttcaagaaccgaAACGCTCAGGGttctcatattgggcctgcaacatgctgggatgaagggctaccaagtttgttcaaatgaatgactttgaccttcattcaaggtcacaggggtcaaataggctaaaatctctAAACAACGTCTTCTTAAGAACGGAAAGGCCCAgtatactcatattgggcctgcagcatgctgaaatgaagggctaccaagtttgttcaaatgaatcacttcgaccttcattcaaggtcacaggggtcaaataggctaaaatatttaaacaacttcttctcaagaactgaaagtcccaggatactcatattgggcctgcagcatactttgatgaagggctaccaagtttgttcaaattaaaaaaaaatgtatattagaaatgaaagtgtactttattaacacacagACTTGCTATGGTTTAAATTAAAGATAATcctcaaactgtacaaaatgtgGGAGAGAGAACAGATATCGGCCTTGACGGGCCTCGATAagttctctctcccacatactgtacagttttcggcttatctccataactTATAATCACCTACCATTGTGGAATTGTTACCCTTTTCCATGGACATGATATCCTTTAAAATTAACTTGACCTGTTTGTCTATCTATTTTAAATTATTGggtgatactatatatatttatttagcaGACTGACTCAATGACTTTAAAACTTTACGACAATGTCCATTATTACAAATATTCATCTAAAAGAATAATAGAAAACCAAGGCAGATAGCAAATGACTGACTTACAGTCTTTCAATAATTGACGTATATATGTCGAAATTAATTTGCTTGGTTCAAAAACTGTAGCAATAAATTATTAAACACACATTATCAGAAGACCAATCGTATTAAAATCATTACGAAACATCATTATACAGGCAATAATGAATGGCAGACGTATATGGGCGACGATCCGAACAGACTGTAACCAAGATGGCCGAACCACAAAACCAATAACCGCGCCGTCCGAGGTCCAACAGCGCCAGCTCCTCCGAGACATCTATCTCCATAGCTACCAAATCAACCCCAGTGATGTACAGTACACTGAGGCACACGGTaagcatttttgtcaatagttcCATTGATTCTTAATACCGATATGATGTATCGTAATAacttatcgtgttcacaaggttccataattattattgcaaaggacaataactccGTTAGTTACAATCAGATAAGGCCtattttcaaactcgtccgagatatatccattgttattttatatacaaagttCAATTAAggaaaaatactaaacaattaATTTGTACTTATTGACTAGATAACAAATATTTGTGAGTAATCTGTAAAATGTATCCTTTGTACAGGAACCGGAACTCCCATAGGTGACCCCGTCGAGGTCAACAGTCTCGGTACATTCTTTAAAGACTTTCCAATACAGAATAATGACGTGAAACAACAACGATTTATTGGCTCTGTAAATAACCAACATCGGTCATCTGGAATCCGGAGCTGGAGCTGCAAGTCTTATCAAGACCCTTCTCATGATGAGGCACGGACAAATAGTACCATCCCTTCATTCTCTTCCGCGAAACGAAAAAAATCGATTTTGGAAGCTATAAAACTTGACGTGCCTGTATCAGTTTGCCCTTGGTCTGCTCTACCAAATCGGACCAGAGCTGCATGCATCAACTGCTTTGGATTTGGTGGAACTAATAGCCATGCTTTTATAAGACAATGGGTTGGGGATACAACCGATGTGTGTCCACGAAACAACAATGACGGTCATTTGAAATTTTGCATTCCTGTTTCCGCTAAAACTCACAGAAGTTTGATCAAATCGATAAAACACATCGCCACAAGTCTAACTGACGAGACATGCGATATGATCCGATGGGCTTACACCTCTTCATGCAAGCGGGATCACTATAGATATCGAAAAATGTTCATGGAGACGAGCATACCTGACCTGATTAAAACTTTTGAAGATACTATAGATACACTATCAAATAGTACAATGTCCCCAGGGAACACCTATAGAATCATATACATCTTCTGTGGGGTTGGAACGGCTTGGACAAAAATGGGAATGGATCTTGTAGAAAAGTTCCCGCTTTTCGCCGAAACACTAAGAAGCATTGGTACATAGTTGGTACCACTGACTGGATGGTCGATAACTGACAAAATCAGAGACGGTGCTGATATGGATGACCCCTTTCTCAGTCATATAGGAATATGTGCCTGCCAACTTGGACTGTCGGACGTATGGAAACACTTGGGTATAAGTCTTCATGCCATCGTTGGCCAGTCTGTCGGTGAGGTGGCCGCGGCTTACAGCAGTGGAGTATTGTCTTTAGGTGATGCAGTGAAGGTGATCTACCACAGATCTAGATTGCTGGCAGAAACGTCAGGAGGGAAAATGATGGTGGTAAGGAGCATCGATACTACAAAGGTTACATTCAATGACGTTACATAAAAGTGACTGAACATTGTGCCTAACGTCtgtagtgatattttataacatttataagtGTATTCATATTAAGCGTTTTATGGAAACTAGAGTGGAAATTATTAATCTTATAAAGAAAAGTATTAGTCAATAGAATATCATGTATAATTCTCACTTGCAACCACTGTAGTTTCCAATTTTTTGTCACGGTGAAGGAtagattttaaatgttttccCATTTCTCTTTATCATAATCAAATTTAAGGTTCCACTTCTATCTCCAATAGGAATAGCTCTATTACAGCAGAATCCCAAACATCAAGCGGGTTATCACACAATGTGGTTATGTTCTTTGAACATAACCGTTTAAAAGAACATAACCGTTTTATCTACAATgaatcaagtaaaataaaaatagtagtTGTTGATGTGTAACATGTTatgtttttgatgattttgttaacattttaacatgAGTATAATCAGAACACGGTATATTTTATAAGATTAATACATAAATACCATCAACTTTGCGCAATGGTCATTTATCATCTGTAATTTGAAtgaattttgtgttttgaatacTAAAAACACCAGACATATCTCAGAAAATCGAATATGATCTTACTAAGTGAAGACCTTCTAAAACAGAAGAGTAACCCTATCTAAAGTTcgaaatagatataatatcctATCCTATCCCCGTTAGCCAATTTTAACAGCCAAATCAGAGCCATCTATCTGGCAATGAATAGTTTGCCGTCCTTGCTACATCAGATGAAAATGACCTTTTCGTTTGGACGATGCAGAAATTCTGTTAGAATTAATTTTCTTCCAGCAAAGTTGATACCACGACAGACAATGTGTTCCAAGCTGATCTGGTGTCAGGGAATGCTAAAACAGACACCATGTTTGACTTACCAGCTCATTCAGCTGTTGCCAAAAAAATCTACATGTTTattaacattagtgacgtcataattatcACGTTTTGGTGTCAATCATACCCCTATAGATTTCAATTTCTCTTGGTGAGTTTATATAGCAGAAATAAcaagtgaatgtaaatattttttttatataatcaaCAGTGGGATTAAATCGACGTAAAGGTCGCTACAAACAATAAGATGATTATGGCCAAAGATAATATCTGAGATCGccatattttgtattatcttGCATACAagcaaaatatcaatatttcattttaccgCTACATGCAATGAGGATGggtaaaaaaaagaaatgtatgtTCATTATACAACATAGGTAATATCGCCCGGTACATTTCAGTGGTTAGTAAATCGTAGTTTACGGACAGAATGTGTACTTtacatgcatatacatatataaatatatataagatatgcCCTGATTTTCCGCCACTCTTATTGGCTgatacactgtatactgtcaCGTGGAGGGCGATATTTATCATATCGACTTGATGTTGTCATTTATAGAAAGCATATTGACTTGATGTTTCTATTGTGAGGTCACTCCCAAGTCGGTATTGCGATTATTGTAGTATAACGATGccttgatatgaaaaaaaatatttcaagattTAATATAAAGTAAGCTATATATAATGCATAATTTGATGATATGATTGACCAGTGTGAATAATCATATTTCAGAAATGTAAATGGTAAAAAGTCGTGTATATGTTTTTCAGGCCGCCAAAAAATGTAACAGTCTAGTACTTGTCAGACCGGTTAGTCTAAAATAGATGTGCCTGTCACTTGTACACGTATGCAATATCTAACCAGTATAAATAAGTGCTGGCCAgtgatatacaaatatacagaagGCGTCAGACATACACATGGACACACATGTATGTGGCCCTTTTTGGCCAACAATATCTGGCACGACATATAATCTACATTATatgcatatgtacatatgtaagaTACTAAGAAAATAAACGTCGACATAATATTGGAGTCCTTCTTCATTTCAACACAACATCGACATTAATTTCACGAGTCATGAAACAACAAAGGCACATCCAGCCATACACCAACGAgaacataatattatattttactaGCGCCGTTGACGTATGATTGAACCTGGATTGTTGCGGAAAACCATTTTACAGACCGTACCGTGGAAATCATCAACGGAGCTACTCCACTATAGTgccacaaaaacacaacaaccCAAAGCCACATCATAAGGACACAGCCACTCGAACACAAGATCACATGCCACACAAAGAACACAAGAGGAACAACTGCACAATGACCGCCAATTCAAACACCCTACTGACCACGACCAACATAGACCAAGCTGTACGAAAACAGAAGACAAAAATACGAACtgtgattattttttctaaattttggacatttataaatgtgttttgatatATTGAAATTTACTTTCCGGTAATGTAATAGTGTTTTAATTGGTTTCTAAGCTAATAAGATTATACATCtattctttaatttgttttcatctaAATATCATACGCTTTTCAGTTAATATCAGCTTTAATTGGAAGGCGATATTtaatctgtttgttttttaGACGATTTAACGTCAAATTCAAACTTTTCCTCCATTAACGTCATTTGTATACAGCACAATTATTGTGTATTATTAGTTCAGgttaaacatttctttttttctccttatataatttataagtatatataattgAATTTTTATGCTTACGAACTGTTATcatcatataatttacaaaaatcaaaacatttcagtTTTAACAGTTACTATATTCATTTAAGGACGTTTCCGAACAGTGATCGAATGCGCCGTTCGTTCGGACCTCCTAGGGTCAATAAGTGCATTCGGAACTGTACATGAAAACACTTCAGTGACTAGGATTATGAAGAATAGCGATCTATATGTTATCCGCCTAACGATATCTTACCTTTTTAACGTTAAAATCAGGATAGTACAGTCGATAAACGGcgtatttgtcgatattgtTCGGTTTGCCGAAAGCTTGATATACCGTGTGAAAATTAAAGCTTGTACGGTAGGTGTAGACCTAGCTTCGACACACTAGAAAAAGTATTGTTGTCAGATCTTTGAATTTGGCTTGGCTAATATAacatgaagctacatgtatcttttgcgaaacaaattacataactcatacaaacggacTGATGCCGACACGGTCttgtactgaataaaatgagatttcataacaaacaaataattaaaacattttctgttcatCTCCCTTAAACTGTGAATATTTGACACTTACTATGTGTTTTAAGGTAGACGCATATTTAAATCaagatttttcaattttgcCGAGTAATCCTCTAAAACCAGCTACAGGTACAGAACTAGCTTCATCTCTCCATCGCCCCACCCCTGCTTTTCGTTCAATTTGTACAAGtctattttattgaatattgcGTTTGTAGAtgtctacatgtatcatgtttagctAATATGACCTTCAATAAGCACTTACACGTTCGGGAAACAAgactttatttactgtataacatgtacgATAAGACATAACTACTGTATTtagatgatacatgtatttcctgTTTTCAGAAAATGCATAGAAGTACTCTGATTCAGCTAATCAAATACTATCTCacgaaaaaacacatttaagcTAGTGTCAACAAAAGTATTACATCTGTGATatagaaactaaacatgtatatgaaggCATAGACTAATTATTTCCCTATCTGCAGTAATCAGCTGAACGTAGATCAAGTATTCAGaataagagatttttttcttaggcGTACACTTACAGTACAGGTAATCTGGAGGATCCAAAATTCTGTTTTTGTTTACTTCtgataacagatatatatctacatgtattatatatgcagatatctccaaataaaaacacatacaaAGACATACAGATGTGTATGATGACATAGATTGTATCGACATTTTTTATGATCGAGTTGAAGTTATCAACTTCGATCGTTGTCACGTAGACCCTTTTCATTGGCTACAATTTTGGctccaaattcaaatttaaagttGAATATGTGCCTCAAACGACTATTGAAGCTAAGATATCTTGACGATGGaaagatagattttgataaaatatttctccactgaaacaatataaaatcatggattGTCTAAAGGGTAATTGAAGTGAAATCTTTACACGGAATTTTCCATAGTCGttttcagatattatatccaggcaaaataatggcttatttgtgccatttcttagCTTTGTATAGCATCAAATCGGTGGCATCGTCACATAAAATTAACAgttataacaatttatattatcagactattacactttataatgttgaatatataagatgtactttataaaaatattaccgcTCGATTTCGGTCTAATAATATAACtgaaaaaattcattttttagggggtaggggtatagaatggctaattactaaaaaaaatccgcggtcatttttttatattctttcatcgTAACACAAACAACTGTCTaattatgtggacaaaaaagaaagaaaattaaacgacacAATTTTTGAAATTCGGTATTtaattcaaatgcaaaaattggcCCTTTTTAGGCCTCATTTACACGCATTTGCGTGAAAAATTCAcaattgttgtatttttaagagtggaaacgacattgaggtcattgacagccatataaacttacatattaaagataaaaaatgttgttgtttgtaatatttcagtcaattaccaagctttgaaaacatgtgtgtaaaattgtattttgagaaaaacagacggtaaagtagggttattgagagtacaatatttccaaaaccttttaaaaaaaataaacgaggGGAAATTTTTAGGCCTAACAGTATCGAATCACCTTAAGTTATTTAAAATTAGTTATTCTGATAGTAAACACATTTCGTAATGATTTGTTAGCTATCTGCCTTAAAATATATCTGCTTCCGCTCTATAGATATATGCGAAATTGTGCCCAAGGGTAATTGACAGGTAAtctgtattttataattatggtTGCCACACTCTGCCAAGTTTAATagtacattttttgtttaaagtttgattacatttatttcttAAACAACTAATGCAGGTTACATTAATTTTCTTATAATGACTTGTTCATGGTTATGctgttgttatatataatactaaatattcacATGGAAGTTCTTTTGACATTTAATATCTTACTTTATTTGTTTGACACCTATccacattttacatatttttatatacatatcgGAAGTTCTCTTACGTGCTAATGCACAGAGAAAAACATGTACTCGAAACTTTCCATATTTTAGCATGTTATAGGCGGAGTAGTGATgtgatataacacacaataACAAAGATCGtccaatttcattttcattttttttccttctAATAACAACACATAAAGAACCTTAAAAGTCATAGAGAAGtttggatttttttctattgttttttgtttgtttgttatataatagcATCAGTAATTTACATACCACTTAATATCATCAACATATGTAAATCCAAACAAAAATTAAAGTGAAAGTTAAGGCCTCCAAGTACACGCATCACTGACATTCTATATGTAAAATTATGACTAGATCCTAATCAATAAAACATCCAGACAGTTACTCACGAAAGCCAAAGTCAAGAAGGCGATTTATgttcatgaaaatgaaattaatttacatattcCGATTGTGCGGTCCCTATACGTGATGGGTTAATAAATATGCATACATCCGTATAGCACCTGCTTTATGCATGAATGTTATGCTGTTGAACGAACTGTATAATGGTGTACAATGACTCATTATGATTGGACAGTAAGTGTAATTCATCATTCAATAACCGACTAGAAGCGGTAATCCCGTAAATTTAACCGTTATAACAAAAATAGTACACACAGAAAACATGAATAAAAACTAATGACTATTGAAACTTAATGTCATTGCaattcttttaaatataaatggtgattaatttatacatacataaatgataCAATTTGGCTATCTGTGTGCGATATTCATCTTGACATTTTGCAGTCAGTCTgtgttttttttacatgttcTTATACAAGGCAGACGCagaacattttgtaaaatatcaaaaggtCATCTAAATagtttatacattttatgttttcataCAAAGAATGCCCTCTCATTTGAAATTGATTCGTGTCAAAATTAAAGATTTAAGAAACGAGATAAAGAGAATTCAtggtttaaaattattttacaatacaaggtttataaTGGTGCAAGCCGAGATAACGAGGCTTTTCGGAGACATCTCAGC belongs to Argopecten irradians isolate NY unplaced genomic scaffold, Ai_NY scaffold_0519, whole genome shotgun sequence and includes:
- the LOC138312910 gene encoding uncharacterized protein, whose protein sequence is MNGRRIWATIRTDCNQDGRTTKPITAPSEVQQRQLLRDIYLHSYQINPSDVQYTEAHGTGTPIGDPVEVNSLGTFFKDFPIQNNDVKQQRFIGSVNNQHRSSGIRSWSCKSYQDPSHDEARTNSTIPSFSSAKRKKSILEAIKLDVPVSVCPWSALPNRTRAACINCFGFGGTNSHAFIRQWVGDTTDVCPRNNNDGHLKFCIPVSAKTHRSLIKSIKHIATSLTDETCDMIRWAYTSSCKRDHYRYRKMFMETSIPDLIKTFEDTIDTLSNSTMSPGNTYRIIYIFCGVGTAWTKMGMDLVEKFPLFAETLRSIGT